A window from Salinigranum halophilum encodes these proteins:
- the lwrS gene encoding LWR-salt protein: protein MGRTRWTDEACYVFRVRFRLDAPGVETEPETFETVVRYPAAEPGDDEGRWRFFEEWLWRGELTDAARFREVMETWLSVPVDRVSFSELVVSEAYLEAWTDAVAAELDRYNADSVREVRHNHLGSSIRVRGRD, encoded by the coding sequence GTGGGCCGAACACGTTGGACGGACGAAGCGTGCTACGTGTTCCGCGTGCGGTTCCGGCTGGACGCACCCGGAGTCGAGACCGAACCCGAGACGTTCGAGACCGTGGTCCGGTACCCCGCCGCCGAACCGGGCGACGACGAGGGACGGTGGCGGTTCTTCGAGGAGTGGCTCTGGCGCGGCGAACTGACCGACGCGGCGAGATTCCGAGAGGTGATGGAGACGTGGCTCTCGGTGCCGGTCGACCGTGTCTCGTTCAGCGAACTCGTGGTGAGCGAGGCCTACCTGGAGGCGTGGACGGACGCCGTCGCCGCGGAACTCGACCGGTACAACGCGGATTCGGTGCGTGAGGTCCGACACAACCACCTCGGGTCGTCGATTCGCGTGCGGGGCCGGGACTAA
- a CDS encoding 4a-hydroxytetrahydrobiopterin dehydratase: MAELLSDDEVDERLPEGWVRDDDEISRTYEFDDYLAGVSFAMHVGEVAEEEFHHPEIVIGYKTVEVRLTSHEEGGITDKDIRLANLFDDER; this comes from the coding sequence ATGGCTGAACTGCTCTCCGACGACGAGGTCGACGAGCGCCTCCCCGAGGGCTGGGTGCGGGACGACGACGAGATCTCCCGGACGTACGAGTTCGACGACTACCTCGCCGGCGTCTCGTTCGCGATGCACGTCGGGGAGGTCGCCGAAGAGGAGTTCCACCACCCCGAAATCGTCATCGGATACAAGACCGTCGAGGTCCGGCTGACGAGCCACGAGGAGGGCGGCATCACGGACAAGGACATCCGCCTGGCGAACCTGTTCGACGACGAGCGGTAG
- the hemA gene encoding glutamyl-tRNA reductase, protein MSGSRSVITGVSVSHVDASVDEIERVSGDSEREMVRDLLTREGVDEAFALRTCNRAEAYIVSDDAAVGRRALRDFAPDVRDGAVTDLDHEAAIRHLMRVATGLESLVVGEDQILGQFRTAIEEARSVGGIGPMLDEALTKALHVGERARTETAINEGVVSLGSAAVRLAERHLDLTESTAVVVGAGEMGLLTARALDAAGIGRLLVVNRTVPHAEHVARDVTCEASAVALDALPAAVGAAELVVSATASPDYVLDDATLSGAGETLLIDIAQPRDIDPAVASLAAVTVHDIDALESVTEETHDKRQAAAERVEEMIDDEFTHLMERFKRARADEAIGAMYESAERVKQREVETALRKLESQGELTDDQRETVGALADTIVNQLLAAPTKSLREAAAEDDWTTIQTAMQLFDPEFGGERPTLPAGEMPDGVAEDADVPPHVVDRLSDD, encoded by the coding sequence ATGAGCGGGAGCCGAAGCGTCATCACCGGTGTGAGCGTCTCGCACGTCGACGCGAGCGTCGACGAGATCGAACGCGTCAGCGGTGACTCCGAGCGCGAGATGGTCCGCGACCTCCTCACTCGCGAGGGCGTCGACGAAGCGTTCGCGCTGCGGACGTGCAACCGCGCCGAGGCGTACATCGTCAGCGACGACGCGGCGGTCGGTCGGCGTGCCCTGCGTGACTTCGCCCCCGACGTTCGCGACGGGGCGGTCACCGACCTCGACCACGAGGCAGCCATCAGACATCTGATGCGGGTCGCGACCGGGCTGGAGTCGCTCGTCGTCGGCGAGGACCAGATCCTCGGTCAGTTCAGAACCGCTATCGAGGAAGCGCGCTCCGTCGGCGGCATCGGGCCGATGCTCGACGAGGCGCTGACGAAGGCGCTCCACGTCGGCGAGCGTGCCCGCACCGAGACCGCCATCAACGAGGGCGTCGTCTCGCTCGGCTCCGCGGCGGTTCGACTCGCAGAGCGCCACCTCGACCTCACGGAGTCGACGGCGGTCGTCGTCGGCGCGGGGGAGATGGGCCTGTTGACGGCACGGGCGCTCGACGCGGCCGGTATCGGCCGTCTCCTCGTCGTGAACCGGACGGTGCCGCACGCCGAACACGTCGCCAGAGACGTGACGTGTGAGGCGAGTGCGGTCGCACTCGACGCTCTGCCCGCCGCGGTCGGCGCGGCCGAACTCGTCGTGAGCGCGACAGCCAGCCCCGACTACGTTCTCGACGACGCGACGCTCTCTGGGGCGGGCGAGACGCTTCTCATCGACATCGCACAGCCGCGGGACATCGACCCGGCGGTCGCCTCGCTGGCCGCGGTGACCGTCCACGACATCGACGCGCTGGAGTCGGTCACCGAAGAGACCCACGACAAGCGCCAGGCAGCGGCCGAACGCGTCGAGGAGATGATCGACGACGAGTTCACCCACCTGATGGAGCGGTTCAAGCGGGCCCGCGCGGACGAAGCCATCGGCGCGATGTACGAGAGCGCCGAACGGGTGAAACAGCGCGAGGTCGAGACTGCGCTTCGAAAGCTGGAGTCACAGGGTGAGCTCACCGACGACCAGCGCGAGACCGTCGGCGCGCTCGCCGACACCATCGTCAACCAGTTGCTCGCTGCGCCGACGAAGAGTCTCAGGGAAGCCGCCGCCGAGGACGACTGGACCACCATCCAGACGGCGATGCAGCTGTTCGACCCCGAGTTCGGCGGCGAGCGGCCGACGCTGCCGGCCGGCGAGATGCCGGACGGCGTCGCCGAGGACGCCGACGTCCCGCCGCACGTCGTCGACCGCCTGAGTGACGACTAG
- a CDS encoding precorrin-2 dehydrogenase/sirohydrochlorin ferrochelatase family protein, which yields MIPLVHDFTDQTVLVFGGGTVGERKARRFAAEARVVVVSPEFTDALADTTTVREATHETWRPSGEGPGIELVRDAPTADTVSGWVDRVDPTLVVAATDIEAVNEAAAAAAQSRQVLVNRTDRAGGRDAGSVVVPATVDDGSVSVAVTTGGASPALSKYLRERLEADLAGAGAMADLTRDLRTDLKTRDLTPGERRAAMRRVVRSSRVWKALRTGTTNARKVAEDVIRIETTNPSEREREDS from the coding sequence ATGATTCCACTCGTCCACGACTTCACCGACCAGACCGTTCTCGTCTTCGGTGGCGGGACCGTCGGGGAGCGCAAGGCGCGACGGTTCGCCGCGGAGGCGCGCGTCGTCGTCGTGAGCCCCGAGTTCACGGACGCGCTCGCTGACACGACCACCGTGCGGGAGGCGACACACGAGACGTGGCGACCGTCCGGTGAGGGCCCGGGCATCGAACTCGTCCGCGACGCCCCGACCGCCGACACCGTCTCCGGGTGGGTCGACAGGGTCGACCCGACGCTCGTGGTCGCCGCGACCGACATCGAGGCAGTGAACGAGGCTGCCGCCGCCGCCGCACAGTCTCGACAGGTCCTCGTCAACCGCACGGACCGGGCCGGCGGGCGCGACGCGGGAAGCGTCGTCGTCCCCGCGACGGTCGACGACGGGTCGGTCTCCGTCGCCGTCACGACGGGCGGAGCCAGTCCCGCGCTCTCGAAGTACCTCCGTGAGCGCCTCGAAGCCGACCTCGCGGGAGCGGGCGCGATGGCGGACCTGACGCGAGACCTGCGGACCGACCTCAAGACGCGCGACCTCACCCCCGGTGAACGCCGGGCGGCGATGCGTCGCGTCGTCCGGTCGTCACGCGTTTGGAAGGCTTTACGTACGGGCACGACGAACGCTCGAAAAGTAGCAGAGGACGTGATTCGAATCGAAACCACGAACCCCTCCGAACGGGAGCGCGAGGACTCATGA
- a CDS encoding DUF5778 family protein: MTDVYDEDLYRRTKALIEPGDIDLVGLIVHTDLSGQEDLEMHELTVGLNEVIAEHAGKGESYIYAGNDNTDFASNQFQGLTLADDAFVWECQQLLRQGTFDLVFYYEADVDQDALVADVEALGHVDRASTVWADE, translated from the coding sequence ATGACCGACGTCTACGACGAGGACCTCTACCGACGGACGAAGGCGCTCATCGAACCCGGCGACATCGACCTCGTCGGCCTCATCGTCCACACCGACCTGAGCGGGCAGGAAGACCTCGAGATGCACGAACTCACCGTCGGCCTCAACGAGGTCATCGCCGAGCACGCCGGGAAGGGCGAGTCGTACATCTACGCCGGGAACGACAACACGGACTTCGCCTCGAACCAGTTCCAGGGCCTCACCCTGGCGGACGACGCGTTCGTCTGGGAGTGCCAACAGCTCTTGCGACAGGGGACGTTCGACCTCGTCTTCTACTACGAGGCTGACGTCGACCAGGACGCGCTCGTCGCGGACGTCGAGGCGCTCGGCCACGTCGACCGTGCGTCGACCGTGTGGGCCGACGAGTAA
- the uppS gene encoding polyprenyl diphosphate synthase, with protein MLRWVREQIRQAYIRHLDRAIEDGPTHVAIIQDGNRRYARRQGDDAPDGHRAGAETTEQVLDWCHELGIEELTIYAFSTENFSRPPEEREPLFDLIESKLYELADADRVHDNGMRIRAVGEIERLPDRLREAVDYAEARTSEYDAFSLNVALAYGGRAELLGAARDVLRDVAAGDLAASDVDVDAIDARLAGQPVRDVDLIIRTGGDERTSNFLPWHANGNEAAVFFCAPYWPEFSKADFLRAIRTYESREDSWRHTRTERAVALVRAVAETELAEARTVSARLRGQLSSAAARELTDELERQGEEPATAD; from the coding sequence ATGTTGCGCTGGGTCCGCGAACAGATACGGCAGGCGTACATCCGCCATCTCGACCGGGCCATCGAGGACGGACCCACCCACGTCGCCATCATCCAGGACGGGAACCGTCGCTACGCGCGACGACAGGGTGACGACGCCCCCGACGGGCACCGCGCCGGTGCCGAGACCACGGAGCAGGTGCTCGACTGGTGTCACGAACTCGGCATCGAGGAGCTGACCATCTACGCCTTCTCGACCGAGAACTTCTCGCGCCCTCCCGAGGAGCGCGAGCCGCTGTTCGACCTCATCGAGTCGAAACTGTACGAACTGGCCGACGCCGACCGCGTCCACGACAACGGGATGCGCATCCGCGCCGTCGGCGAGATCGAACGACTTCCCGACCGCCTCCGCGAGGCGGTCGACTACGCCGAAGCGCGCACGAGTGAGTACGACGCGTTCAGCCTGAACGTCGCGCTCGCGTACGGTGGCCGCGCCGAACTCCTCGGTGCGGCTCGCGACGTCCTCCGCGACGTCGCCGCTGGCGACCTCGCCGCGAGCGACGTCGACGTCGACGCCATCGACGCTCGCCTCGCGGGTCAACCGGTCCGAGACGTCGACCTCATCATCCGGACGGGCGGGGACGAGCGCACCTCGAACTTCCTCCCGTGGCACGCCAACGGTAACGAGGCCGCCGTGTTCTTCTGTGCCCCCTACTGGCCGGAGTTCTCGAAGGCGGACTTCCTGCGTGCCATCCGAACGTACGAGTCGCGCGAGGACTCGTGGCGTCACACCCGGACCGAACGCGCGGTGGCGCTGGTCCGTGCCGTCGCCGAGACCGAACTGGCGGAAGCGCGGACGGTCTCGGCCCGGCTGCGCGGCCAGCTCTCGTCGGCCGCCGCCCGCGAACTCACCGACGAACTCGAACGCCAGGGTGAGGAGCCGGCCACCGCGGACTGA
- a CDS encoding undecaprenyl diphosphate synthase family protein codes for MGLYDRYLAVRHRLHPEEPPKHVAVIITERDLLEQGAYATLEEFLSWAFEYGAERVTISVSVLDEAVVPTLERELLEVDAPRPLAVRQPGDTEPATEPIQVSVGLGGKHEFAEAVRALAETVEGHDVDPAMIDEVDETDIEDRLVFRDEPDLVIKTGAERLSDFMIWQSVYAELYFTDVNWRDFRRRDYLRAVLDYQNRNRRFGR; via the coding sequence GTGGGCCTGTACGACCGGTACCTCGCCGTCCGCCACCGGCTCCACCCCGAGGAGCCCCCGAAACACGTCGCCGTCATCATCACCGAGCGTGACCTCCTCGAACAGGGCGCGTACGCGACGCTGGAGGAGTTCCTCTCGTGGGCGTTCGAGTACGGTGCCGAGCGGGTCACCATCTCGGTGAGCGTCCTCGACGAGGCCGTGGTCCCGACCCTGGAGCGCGAACTGCTCGAGGTCGACGCGCCGCGGCCCCTGGCGGTGCGTCAGCCCGGCGACACCGAGCCCGCGACGGAACCCATCCAGGTGAGCGTCGGGCTCGGGGGGAAACACGAGTTCGCCGAGGCGGTCCGGGCGCTCGCCGAGACGGTCGAGGGCCACGACGTCGACCCGGCGATGATCGACGAGGTCGACGAGACAGACATCGAGGACCGCCTCGTCTTCCGCGACGAGCCCGACCTCGTCATCAAGACCGGAGCCGAGCGGCTCTCGGACTTCATGATCTGGCAGTCCGTCTACGCGGAGCTGTACTTCACCGACGTCAACTGGCGCGACTTCCGTCGACGGGACTACCTCCGGGCGGTGCTGGACTACCAGAACCGGAACCGACGGTTCGGTCGGTGA
- a CDS encoding DUF92 domain-containing protein, translating to MTSTLRRAGGFAAVGTLSLAAPALGVAAAAPFAAIALLAAFVITDGPLFELFARPGDREDGRLNGLASVSLAATGLALLATVPRDSMPLTVFVATVVGITYGNLGGQLASTRRDGPFATVAGFAALGFPAAVVGQGLVAVVAGAATLPALVASTPGFVFVAACGTLVAALVRSVLYERDDPVVLLSTGLLVWVFDALVVSVDPLEIAVALAVTVALGYASYALGTASVTGMLTGVLLGLLTIVLGSFGWFVVLIAFFSVGGLSTKFRYDEKLDRGVAEDNEGARGSSNVLGNAAVAFVAVVGFAASAQLSLPVPADTAFGFAFAGSIAAAMSDTLSSEIGGLYDSPRLITTFQPVPPGTDGAVTWQGEVAGVVGAALVAGLALVLMPLSGAAPLAAGTVVVGGVAGMTVDSLLGATLEGDRIGNEAVNLLATLSGALVSGGIALAALV from the coding sequence GTGACTTCGACGCTCCGGCGGGCAGGCGGCTTCGCCGCCGTGGGCACGCTCTCGCTCGCAGCGCCCGCGCTCGGCGTCGCCGCCGCCGCCCCGTTCGCGGCCATCGCGCTCCTCGCCGCCTTCGTCATCACCGACGGGCCGCTGTTCGAACTCTTCGCTCGGCCCGGCGACCGCGAGGACGGCCGACTCAACGGGCTCGCGAGCGTCTCGCTCGCTGCGACGGGCCTCGCGCTCCTCGCGACGGTCCCCCGCGACTCGATGCCGCTGACGGTCTTCGTCGCGACCGTCGTCGGCATCACCTACGGCAACCTGGGCGGACAGCTCGCCAGCACCCGGCGGGACGGTCCGTTCGCCACCGTGGCCGGCTTCGCCGCGCTCGGTTTCCCCGCGGCCGTCGTCGGCCAGGGGCTCGTCGCCGTCGTGGCCGGCGCGGCCACGCTCCCGGCGCTCGTCGCGTCGACGCCGGGCTTCGTCTTCGTCGCCGCCTGCGGGACGCTCGTCGCGGCACTCGTCCGCTCGGTGCTGTACGAGCGCGACGACCCGGTCGTGCTCCTGTCGACGGGGCTGCTCGTGTGGGTCTTCGACGCGCTCGTCGTGAGCGTCGACCCCCTGGAAATCGCCGTCGCGCTCGCCGTGACCGTCGCGCTCGGGTACGCCTCCTACGCGCTCGGCACTGCTTCGGTGACGGGGATGCTCACCGGTGTCCTCCTCGGCCTCCTCACCATCGTACTCGGGAGTTTCGGCTGGTTCGTCGTCCTCATCGCGTTCTTCTCTGTCGGCGGGCTCTCGACGAAGTTCCGCTACGACGAGAAACTCGACCGCGGCGTCGCCGAGGACAACGAGGGCGCGCGCGGGTCTTCGAACGTCCTCGGGAACGCCGCCGTCGCGTTCGTCGCCGTCGTCGGCTTCGCCGCCTCCGCGCAGCTCTCGCTGCCCGTCCCGGCCGACACCGCGTTCGGCTTCGCCTTCGCCGGCTCCATCGCGGCCGCGATGAGCGATACGCTCTCCTCGGAGATCGGTGGCCTGTACGACAGCCCGCGGCTCATCACGACCTTCCAGCCGGTCCCGCCGGGGACCGACGGCGCAGTCACCTGGCAGGGTGAGGTGGCCGGGGTCGTCGGTGCGGCGCTCGTCGCCGGCCTCGCACTCGTGCTCATGCCGCTCTCGGGCGCGGCCCCGCTCGCCGCCGGGACCGTGGTCGTCGGGGGCGTCGCGGGCATGACCGTCGATAGTCTCCTCGGCGCGACGCTGGAGGGCGACCGCATCGGCAACGAGGCCGTCAACCTCCTCGCGACGCTCTCCGGCGCGCTCGTCAGCGGTGGTATCGCGCTCGCGGCCCTCGTCTGA
- a CDS encoding GNAT family N-acetyltransferase → MAPPTAPAVRPARPDDESTLRRLQQHLDQPAPALLGASLAGTFGECLVAVDDVDTPVGYLLAVTGDGGVPVASGTAADAPEDGTPTTHVAELVVAPGARRNGHASALLATVLSTHPTATVTLTVAPANEAARALYDRFGFEVSRTLPSFFDDGPGLLLARRPRPE, encoded by the coding sequence ATGGCACCACCGACCGCTCCGGCCGTCCGGCCTGCTCGCCCCGACGACGAGTCCACGCTCCGCCGACTCCAGCAGCACCTCGACCAGCCCGCACCGGCGCTCCTCGGCGCGTCCCTCGCCGGGACGTTCGGCGAGTGCCTCGTCGCCGTCGACGACGTGGACACACCGGTTGGCTACCTGCTCGCCGTCACCGGCGACGGCGGTGTCCCGGTCGCGAGCGGCACCGCGGCCGACGCACCCGAAGACGGTACGCCGACGACACACGTCGCCGAACTCGTGGTCGCGCCCGGAGCCAGACGGAACGGCCACGCCTCGGCACTCCTCGCGACGGTCCTCTCCACGCACCCGACGGCGACGGTGACGCTCACCGTCGCGCCGGCCAACGAGGCGGCGCGGGCGCTCTACGACCGGTTCGGGTTCGAGGTGTCGCGGACGCTTCCGAGCTTCTTCGACGACGGGCCCGGGCTCTTACTCGCCCGCCGGCCGCGCCCCGAGTAG
- the dnaG gene encoding DNA primase DnaG, protein MDDTAKYLIHAAITTDGIVERSDVVGAIFGQTEGLLGDELDLRDLQQASKVGRIDVEIESEGGQSFGHVTIATSLDRVETSILAASLETITRVGPCRSEVRVTDIEDVREAKRREVVERAKELLAESFSESIMTSTEILDEVRESVRVEDITEYEGLPAGPNVVDSDAIVVVEGRSDVLTLLKYGIKNAIAVEGTNVPDAVADLTQHRTVTAFLDGDRGGELILRELVQVGNVDYVAFAPSAKSVEDLDRTAVMSALRDKVPYETFATGGEDGADAVIDALSGGDAAESEPTDGDAADTEPTADGDTESDHAGDSGSETDDASAPTVAETDGAGAVVTSGAEGRTAPTVASDSVDETDAERGSEEDADADTDTDADAGEPDADTTDAPAGAADGERAVGGDEDVGTLRGVARDVIAAETDQACLTDDAFRVVTSGPAGEAFDLLKDAEQPPYAVFVDGEVTQRLLDVAAQRGTEHVVGRSLGEFVKRPVSVRIRTAEQLLGARPAGE, encoded by the coding sequence ATGGACGACACAGCCAAATATCTCATTCACGCGGCCATCACGACCGACGGCATCGTCGAGCGGAGCGACGTCGTCGGTGCCATCTTCGGACAGACAGAGGGACTGCTCGGCGACGAACTCGACCTCAGGGACCTCCAGCAAGCGTCGAAGGTCGGGCGAATCGACGTCGAAATCGAGAGCGAGGGGGGCCAGTCGTTCGGCCACGTCACCATCGCCACGAGCCTCGACCGCGTCGAGACGTCGATTCTCGCCGCCTCCCTCGAGACGATCACCAGAGTCGGCCCCTGCCGGTCGGAGGTCCGCGTCACCGACATCGAAGACGTCCGCGAGGCCAAGCGCCGGGAGGTCGTCGAGCGGGCGAAAGAGCTCCTCGCCGAGTCGTTCAGCGAGAGTATCATGACCTCCACGGAGATACTCGACGAGGTCCGCGAGAGCGTCCGCGTCGAGGACATCACCGAGTACGAGGGGTTACCCGCCGGTCCCAACGTCGTCGACTCCGACGCCATCGTCGTCGTCGAGGGACGGTCGGACGTCCTCACGCTGCTCAAGTACGGCATCAAGAACGCCATCGCCGTCGAGGGAACGAACGTCCCCGACGCCGTGGCGGACCTCACCCAGCACCGGACGGTCACCGCCTTCCTCGACGGCGACCGCGGCGGCGAACTCATCCTGCGGGAACTCGTGCAGGTCGGCAACGTCGACTACGTCGCGTTCGCCCCGAGCGCGAAGTCCGTCGAGGACCTCGACCGCACGGCGGTCATGTCGGCGCTCCGTGACAAGGTCCCGTACGAGACGTTCGCGACGGGCGGTGAGGACGGCGCGGACGCGGTCATCGATGCGCTCTCGGGCGGCGACGCGGCCGAATCGGAACCGACCGACGGGGATGCGGCCGACACCGAGCCGACGGCGGACGGCGACACCGAGAGCGACCACGCCGGCGACTCCGGCTCCGAGACCGACGACGCGTCGGCACCGACGGTCGCCGAGACCGATGGGGCCGGGGCGGTCGTCACGTCGGGCGCGGAGGGACGGACGGCTCCGACTGTCGCCTCCGATTCCGTCGACGAGACCGACGCGGAGCGGGGAAGCGAGGAGGACGCCGACGCTGACACGGACACTGACGCCGACGCAGGGGAACCGGACGCCGACACGACCGACGCCCCTGCCGGCGCGGCCGACGGCGAGCGGGCGGTCGGAGGCGACGAGGATGTCGGGACGCTCCGTGGCGTCGCGCGCGACGTCATCGCGGCGGAGACCGACCAGGCGTGCCTGACAGACGACGCGTTCCGCGTGGTCACGTCGGGACCGGCCGGGGAGGCGTTCGACCTCCTCAAGGACGCCGAGCAGCCCCCCTACGCGGTGTTCGTCGACGGCGAGGTGACACAGCGGCTCCTCGACGTGGCCGCCCAGCGCGGCACCGAGCACGTCGTCGGGCGCTCGCTCGGCGAGTTCGTCAAGCGGCCGGTGAGCGTCCGCATCCGGACCGCAGAGCAGCTACTCGGGGCGCGGCCGGCGGGCGAGTAA
- a CDS encoding sugar phosphate isomerase/epimerase family protein, with amino-acid sequence MQYATQLYTLRSLPLTERCRPVADAGFEGVEPVGLSERSTDCAALGLGVPAVHVGVGVIDADPGGVVEQVQAVGTDTVVVPIVDEAAFAPTAVEGTAARLDALAGRVEAAGGRLLYHNHEFEFGSIEESEETPFERVVAATTRLGFELDVGWATAAGADPVSLLERFGARIPLVHLKDVRVESDAPRGGVPVDLGAGDVDLAGVLAAAAEADVEWVVFEHDDPAEPVRTVREAAVWLEREPSEAR; translated from the coding sequence ATGCAGTATGCGACACAGCTCTACACCCTCCGGTCGCTCCCCCTGACAGAACGCTGTCGGCCGGTCGCCGACGCGGGCTTCGAGGGTGTCGAACCCGTCGGTCTGTCCGAGCGTTCGACCGACTGCGCGGCACTCGGCCTCGGCGTCCCGGCGGTCCACGTCGGCGTCGGAGTGATCGACGCGGACCCCGGCGGCGTCGTCGAACAGGTGCAGGCCGTCGGGACGGACACCGTCGTCGTCCCCATCGTCGACGAGGCAGCGTTCGCGCCGACGGCGGTCGAGGGGACCGCCGCGCGACTCGACGCGCTCGCCGGCAGGGTCGAAGCAGCCGGCGGGCGGCTGCTGTACCACAACCACGAGTTCGAGTTCGGTAGCATCGAGGAGAGCGAAGAGACGCCGTTCGAACGGGTCGTCGCCGCCACGACGCGGCTGGGCTTCGAACTCGACGTCGGCTGGGCGACGGCCGCTGGCGCGGACCCGGTGTCGCTCCTCGAGCGGTTCGGCGCGCGCATCCCTCTGGTCCACCTGAAGGACGTCCGCGTCGAGAGCGACGCCCCGCGTGGGGGCGTCCCCGTCGACCTCGGCGCCGGAGACGTCGACCTCGCGGGAGTGCTGGCGGCCGCCGCGGAAGCGGACGTCGAGTGGGTCGTGTTCGAGCACGACGACCCCGCGGAACCGGTCAGGACAGTGCGTGAAGCGGCGGTGTGGCTCGAACGGGAGCCGTCAGAAGCACGATAG